The window ATGAGGAGCTTCTTAACCTGCTCGGAGACCTGCTTGAACTTCTTCTCGTCGTAGTCAACCATGTCCATCTTGTTGATAGCGACGATGATGTGGCCGATACCAAGGGTCCTGGCAAGGAAGGCGTGCTCCTTGGTCTGCGGCATGACACCGTCGGTGGCAGCAACCACGAGAACGGCAGCGTCGGCCTGGCTGGCACCGGTGATCATGTTCTTAACGAAGTCCCTGTGGCCCGGAGCGTCGATGATGGTGATGTACCTGTGCGGGGTCTCGAACTTGGTGTGGGCGACGTCGATGGTGATACCTCTCTCCCTCTCCTCCTTGAGCCTGTCCATGACCCAAGCGAACTTGAAGGACTTACCCTTCTCACCCATCTCCTCGAACTTCTTGATGATGTTCTCCGGTATGTTGGCGGTGTCGAAGAGCAGCCTTCCGATGGTGGTGCTCTTTCCGTGGTCGACGTGGCCGATAAAGACTATGTTAACGTGTGGCTTCTCCTTTGCCATTTCCAAACACCTCCAAATTTTGGTCTAGTCTCGTTTGACTAGGATGGCTTTTTAAATCTTTCGAACTTCGGCTCCCTCGGGCGGGAAACCCGCCTTTTTCTCGGGGGAGCCTCATGAGTTCGGAGTGAACTTGAGGAATGAGTTTAAAAACTTAACTAATCGCCGTTGGGCAGGGATTTGTCAATTTTCAGGGCAGGCTTTCAAAATCCTTCAAATCCCATACGAGCCACCTTCAGCCCTTGGCTCAGCCTTACCCCCAACCCTCTTCGCTATGATTCCATAGTTCTTCTCCCAATTGTGCAAGCCAATAAGTTCTGCCTTCCGCCCCAAATCCTTCAAGATTCCCCCTCGCTTCCCTCTCGTTCAACTCTTCCCACTTGACTTCTATGAAGAGCGCTTTTTTCTCCTGCTCGTTCAGAGCAACCAAGTCAATTTCCTCGTTCTTGTGCCACCACCTTCCGATTTTCGTGAACTTAAACGGAAGCTCCCCCCGCCTGTTAAGCCCTACCAGAAACTGTCTTGCCACCTTTTCAAACACCCAGCCAAGATAGTGAGGATAGTCTTCCTTAATCTTCGAAACCTCAAAGGTCCCTTCCTCGATTCTCGACAGGTTCGGGTGAACAAAGTGGAACCAGAAGGCCAAGAAGTTGTCCGCAACGTAGTAGCGTCCCTTTTGGATGAGGGCTTTTCTGTAACTGGAACTTCCCTCACGACCAATCCCGTTTCAATAAGGTTGCGCAGGTAAGGGGTTATGTCAGAGTGTTTCATTCCAGTGAAGTCCTTTATCTTCTTTGGAGTTGTTTTGCCCAGTGCAATAGCTTCAAGTATGCGCTTGTATGTTCTGATCTCAGTGAACTCATACCTGAGGAGGAAATCAACCTCTTCCCTAAAAAAGCTCACCGGATTGAGTAGTTCCTTTTCAAGCCACTCCCAAAAGGGAAGCTCAAAATCTCAACGAGCTCTTCCAAGCTCGCCCTGGGAAAGAACTCCCTCAAGGTAAAAAAACTTCATCGGTTTTAACTTCATGGAGCCCGTTCTCCTACCGTAGAGTGGGCTTTTGTAACTCAACACCTTCTCAGTCATCATACTCACTGAAGAACCAAGGAGTATCAGTTTAGTCTTTGACCCCGAGAGATCAAGGCCAACCGCCCTCTGAAACAGGGAGAGTACTTCAGGATCTTCTTGGATCAGGTTAGGAAACTCGTCGATTATTATTTTCCCCTTCAACGCGTGCAGAAGTCCTTCCCAGTCCTCGCGGGCGTACCTTACCTTGAGAAACACCCTTTCAGCAGTCCCTCGAAAGTGCCTGAGGTTGTCGCCTTCAACCGCCAAGTAATACACGTGAGGAAAGTCTTTAACGGCCTCAAGTACGAGACGGGTCTTTCCAACACGCCTCCTTCCGTATATTACGATGAGTTTAAACTTCCCACTCATTAACTTCTCCTTTATGGCTCTCAGCTCGACCTCCCTGTTCACGAAGCGGTTCATTATGATAATCACCATATAATGCACGTTATCATCTTCAAGAATTTCGGTGGATTGAGAACCACGATCCGAACTCTAAACCACTTTTGGAAACTCAGAAAATGACACAACGAAGAAACGAAGGAGAGAAAAGTTCAGAGGGCAGAAAGCCCTCACTGCTGCGGGCAGACGTCCTGCTCCTTCGGCGGGTTCGGGTCGAGGCCCTTCCTCTGCCTGATCTGCCTGATAATGTTGACTGCCAGCTCGTTCGGGACACGCTTGAAGCCTGCATGTTCGGTGCTCCAGAGGGCCTTTCCGCTGGTGGCACCCCTGAGCGCTCCGGCGAATCCGAACATCTCTGCAACCGGAGCCTCTGAGATAATGATCATAACCTCTCCTTCCTGCCTCATGTCAATGAGCTGGCCGCGCCTCTGGTTGATCTCCCTGCTGACGGAACCCATGTACTCATAGGGTATGTTGATGATGACCTTCTGATAGGGCTCGTAGAGCACCGGACCTGCCTTCATCATGGCACAGTGGATGGCAGTCCTGATGGCCGGGTAGATCTGGGCCGGACCGCGGTGGACGTTGTCCTCGTGGATCTTAGCGTCGTGGAGCCTGACCATAACCTTCATGACCGGCTCCTTGGCGAGCGGGCCCTCGTCCATTGCCTGGTGGAATCCGTCAACAAGAAGATCCATAACCTCATTGAGGTACTGGATACCCTTGGTGTTGTCGAGGAATATGTTGCCGTTGTAGACGTCAACGATACCCTTGGCAATCTCGTAGTCAAGGCCGAGCTCGGCTAGCTTCTTGGCGACGGCCTTCGGGTCCTTCGGCCTGCCCTCTGGTATCTCGCCCTCGCGTATGGCCTCGTATATAGCGTCTGGGAGCGGCTCGACGGTGATGTAGAACCTGTTGTGCTTGTTCGGGGACTTTCCTTCGACTATCGGACTCTGCTTGGTGACGCTCTCACGGTAGACGACGATCGGAGGTGAGACATCAACATCGAGCTTCCACTCGGTCTTGAGCCTGTAGAGCTTGACTTCCAGGTGGAGCTCACCCATACCGCTGAGGAGGTGCTGGCCGGTCTCCTCGTCGATCTTGACGTGGAGGGTCGGGTCCTCCTTGGCGAGCTGCCTGAGAGCCTCGATGAGCTTCGGAAGGTCCTTGACGTTCTTGGCCTCGATGGCAACGGTAACGACCGGCTCGCTGGTGTAGTGGAGGGCCTCAAACGGCTCAATCTGCTCAACTGAGACAGTCTCACCGGCCATGGCGTCGCGCAGTCCTGTGACGGCGACGATGTTACCGGCCTGAACGGCCTCCATGTTAACCCTCTCGGGACCCATGTAGATACCGACCTGCTGGATTCTAGCTTTTCTCTTGCTGTTGATGAGGTAAACCTCCTGGCCAGTTTTGACGGTACCGCTCCAGACACGGCCGGTCGCGACCTCACCCGCGTGCTTGTCGAGGATGATCTTGGTGACGACCATGACCATCTTGCCCTTCGGGTCGCAGTTTATCATAGCCTGGCCGACGTCGCTGTTAATGTCGCCTCTCCAGAGGTGCGGGATCCTGTACTTCTGGGCCTCGAGCGGGTTCGGGAGGTGGCGGACGACCATATCAAGAACCACGACGTGGAGCGGGGCCTTCTGCCTGAGAGTCTTAAGGTCGCCGGCGTTGGTGAGCTCAACAATGTCCTTGAAGGTGACACCAGTTCTCTTCATGTAGGGAACACTGAGGGCCCAGTTGTAGTAAGCTGAACCGAAGGCGACGCTTCCATCCTCGACCTTGACGAGCCACTGGTTCTTGAACTCCTCTGGAGCATAGCGCTTGATGAGCCTGTTGACGTCAGTAATGATCTTGGCAAACCTGTTGAGGATCTCGTTCGGACCGAGCTTGAGCTCCTTGATGAGCCTATCGACCTTGTTGATGAAGAGGACCGGCTTAACGTACTCCCTGAGGGCCTGCCTGAGAACGGTCTCGGTCTGGGGCATGACACCCTCGACGGCGTCGACGACTATGATCGCACCGTCGATGGCACGCATGGCCCTGGTAACGTCACCACCGAAGTCAACGTGACCGGGGGTATCGATGAGGTTGATGAGGTACTCCTTGCCCTCATAGGTGTGGACCATTGAGACGTTTGCAGCGTTGATGGTGATTCCCCTCGCCTGCTCCTGCTCGTCGAAGTCAAGGACGAGCTGCTTTCCAGCGAGCTCCTCGCTAATCATGCCTGCACCAGCGAGCAGGTTGTCGCTCAGTGTAGTTTTACCGTGGTCAATGTGAGCAGCAATACCCATGTTCCTAATCCTCTCGGGCTGGGTCATGAGCTCCTTAATCTTTGCAATCATCTCTTCCCTTCTTCCCATTTACACCACCTTCTAACCTGATGAGCTTGTTCACCACTCACTTAAAAGGTGCGGTTATAAATCTTTCCCAGCGCAAAATCGAGGTCAGGCGAAAACGTTTAAACTACTTAAGGTTTTTGGAAGCAAAAAGAAAATCCAACCACTTCAGCCAAGGAAGTCCATCACGAAT of the Thermococcus onnurineus NA1 genome contains:
- a CDS encoding elongation factor EF-2; its protein translation is MGRREEMIAKIKELMTQPERIRNMGIAAHIDHGKTTLSDNLLAGAGMISEELAGKQLVLDFDEQEQARGITINAANVSMVHTYEGKEYLINLIDTPGHVDFGGDVTRAMRAIDGAIIVVDAVEGVMPQTETVLRQALREYVKPVLFINKVDRLIKELKLGPNEILNRFAKIITDVNRLIKRYAPEEFKNQWLVKVEDGSVAFGSAYYNWALSVPYMKRTGVTFKDIVELTNAGDLKTLRQKAPLHVVVLDMVVRHLPNPLEAQKYRIPHLWRGDINSDVGQAMINCDPKGKMVMVVTKIILDKHAGEVATGRVWSGTVKTGQEVYLINSKRKARIQQVGIYMGPERVNMEAVQAGNIVAVTGLRDAMAGETVSVEQIEPFEALHYTSEPVVTVAIEAKNVKDLPKLIEALRQLAKEDPTLHVKIDEETGQHLLSGMGELHLEVKLYRLKTEWKLDVDVSPPIVVYRESVTKQSPIVEGKSPNKHNRFYITVEPLPDAIYEAIREGEIPEGRPKDPKAVAKKLAELGLDYEIAKGIVDVYNGNIFLDNTKGIQYLNEVMDLLVDGFHQAMDEGPLAKEPVMKVMVRLHDAKIHEDNVHRGPAQIYPAIRTAIHCAMMKAGPVLYEPYQKVIINIPYEYMGSVSREINQRRGQLIDMRQEGEVMIIISEAPVAEMFGFAGALRGATSGKALWSTEHAGFKRVPNELAVNIIRQIRQRKGLDPNPPKEQDVCPQQ